Sequence from the Maribellus comscasis genome:
CACGATTGCACCTAAAATCCGCATCATAAAATAAAAATGGGATACAACGGTTTAGGCATGCAACGCTGGATTTCAACAATGAAACCCAGAAAGTTTTTGTCCAAAAGAAGCAAACCCGATGGAGGTGGAATGGAACACCTCTCCAACCAGGAAATTGAGGCTTATTTTCATTTAAAAAAGAATAAACTAGATAAGCTGTTGAAGAAAAAATATTCCCTTCAATACAAAGAAAAGTTAAAAAGGCAAATCTCTGACGAACACCGCAGAAATACTATTTTTACTTTGTTAAGTATTATTATCTCCTTTGGTATCCTTCTCCTACTCTTTTTCTATTTTGGCGCTAAAATGCAGGTTTTTTAATTTTTCCAAAAATAATATTTAAATACCTTTGGCGTTTTACTTGAAACTGTTCAACAGCGAATGAAACAAATTTACTTCATTTCTATATTTTTCCTGATTCTGGCAAGCGGAAAAGCACAGATTGGCGGGGAGAGTACCTACCAGTTTCTGGAACTTACCAATTCGGCACGAATGGCAGCATTGGGTGGAAACCAGGTGGCGCTCTATGATACGGCTGACCTGAACCTTCCCTATCATAACCCGGCTGCACTGCAAAGTTCGATGGAGAATATTTTGCTGGTAAATTATGTAAATTACCTGGCCGACATAAATTATGGTTATGTTTCGTTTGCCCGCTCATACGAAGGAATTGGGAATTTTGCACTGGGAATGCATTACATAAACTACGGCGATTTTCTGGAAGCAACCGAAGAAGGAGAATTAACAGGGAATAACTTTTCGGCTGCGGAGTATGCGTTAAATATCATTTATTCCAATCAGTTTAAACGGTGGCGTTATGGTGCAAATTTAAAACCCATTTTATCCTCGCTTGAAAGTTATCGTTCGTTTGGGATTGCCCTCGATTTGGGTGTAAGTTATGCCAGCCTCGACAAATACACCAATGTTGCAATAGTTGCACGGAATATCGGGACACAAATCACCACTTACTATGAGGATGGAAACCGTGAATCCATTCCGTTTGATTTGCAGGCAGGAATAAGCCGCAGGCTAAAACATGCACCTGTTAATCTGGCGCTTACACTTCAGCACCTTAATAAATGGGATTTAGCCAGTGAAGATGATGATGATGATGATGATGATGAACTTGATATTTCGATCAATGACCGGGAAGAAAGTATGGCTAAACAATTTATGCGTCATGTGGTGCTGGGAGTTGAAGTACTTCCAAGCGATAATTTTATCATTCGGGCAGGGTACAATTACCAGCGCAGACAGGAGTTAAAATTCGACGAAAAACTATCTACCGTGGGGATGTCACTTGGTTTTGGTATAAAAATAAAACGATTCCGGCTCGATTTTGCGACAACCCGCTACCACCTCGCAGGTTCTTCCAATCATTTTTCCCTGGCAATCAACCTAAACGACAAATTCTAACGTAAACGTTTTAAAGCGAATGACTCTAACTTTTACTAAAAATATCTCCCTTTTCTCCCTCTCTTTGAAAAAAGAGGAACGATTTTTCAGCAGATGCAATCAGGGTGAGTTTATTAATGAAAGAATAAATCTCCCGATACACCTTTATTTATCACATTTCAGACAAAAAAATATTTCAAATTCCAATAAAGGACAATTGTGTCCGTTTTAAAAAACTTTTATATTTGTTCCTAATTCAGCAAAAATGAATGATAAAAAAATTGTTATTGCAGTCGACGGGCACTCATCGTGCGGAAAAAGTACAATGGCAAAATCGCTGGCCCGCTTACTTGGTTACATTTATATCGACAGCGGAGCCATGTACCGTGCAGTTACACTTTATTCACTCAGAAAAGGCTGGATACCTAACGGACAACCGGATATAAAAAAAGTTATCGAAGGATTGAACGACATCAGAATAACTTTCCGGTGGGACAATGAAACAGAAAAAAACACCACGTTTTTAAATGGTGAAAATATTGAAGAAGAAATCAGGAAACTGGAAGTTTCTCAAAACGTGAGCCCGATTAGTACCATTGCTGAAGTGCGGCACGAAATGGTAAAACAACAGCGGGAAAACGGTAAAAACAAAGGTATTGTTATGGATGGCCGTGATATCGGGACCGTGGTTTTTCCCGATGCGGAATTAAAAATCTTTATGACAGCCTCGCCGGAAACAAGGGCTCAGCGAAGATTTCTTGAACTAAAAGAAAAAGGGTTGGAAGTAAATTTTGATGACATTCTGGCCAATGTAAAGGAGCGGGATGAAATAGATTCTACCCGCAAAGTAAGTCCGCTAAAAAAAGCTGACGACGCGTTGGTACTCGACAATAGTAATTTAACACGCGAACAGCAACTGGAGTGGACACTGGAAAAAGTTAAAGAAAGGACAAAAAAACATGAAGGTTGAGATAGACAGAAGATCAGGATTTTGTTTTGGAGTTATAAAAGCGATAAAATCGGCGGAAAGCGAGCTCAAAGATTCACCACAGTTGTATTGTCTGGGCGACATTGTACACAACGGCGAAGAGGTAAAGCGGCTTGAAAAAATGGGATTGAAGTCGATTTCAAAAGAAGAATATTTTAAACTGAAAGATTGTAAAGTGTTAATCCGTGCCCACGGAGAACCTCCTGAAACATACGAACACGCAAAAAAAAACAATATTGAATTGCTCGATGCCACCTGCCCGGTTGTTATTACTTTGCAGGAAAGGGTCAGAGACTCGTACCAAAATATCCGTTCGCATAACGGGCAGGTTGTTATTTACGGAAAAAAAGGACATGCCGAGATTATTGGCTTAAGCGGACAAACCGATTACAGTGCCATTGTTTTGGAAAACAAAAACGATATTTCCAAAATTGATCCCTCCCGCCCGGTTTCCTTGTATTCGCAAACAACCAAACGTATCGAGGATTTTTATGAAATTGCTGAAGCGGTAAAAAACCACGTTGATCCGGGCTTGCGTGTCGACATAAAAGATACCATTTGCAGACAGGTTTCCAACCGCGTTCCACACCTGAAAAAGTTTGCAAAAAACTATGATATGGTCATTCTGGTTGCAGGCGAGAAAAGCTCCAACGGAAGATATCTGTTTTCCATTTGTAAAGAAGAAAATCCAAACGCTCACCTTATTGCACGGGTTGAGGACATTCAACCCGAGTGGTTTGAAAATGTAGAATCGGTTGGAATTTGCGGAGCTACTTCAACCCCTAACTGGCTGATGGAAAATGTTCAGGAATGGATAAGCAAAAAATTTGAAAAAACTGTAAGTCAATAAAACTTCGCCGATCCATTTTTTTGATTTACATTTAGACGGGATTCAAACCCGCTTTTTATGTCAGATTTATATGCCGAAGTGATATTACCTCTCCCGCTGCACGAT
This genomic interval carries:
- the porQ gene encoding type IX secretion system protein PorQ; this encodes MKQIYFISIFFLILASGKAQIGGESTYQFLELTNSARMAALGGNQVALYDTADLNLPYHNPAALQSSMENILLVNYVNYLADINYGYVSFARSYEGIGNFALGMHYINYGDFLEATEEGELTGNNFSAAEYALNIIYSNQFKRWRYGANLKPILSSLESYRSFGIALDLGVSYASLDKYTNVAIVARNIGTQITTYYEDGNRESIPFDLQAGISRRLKHAPVNLALTLQHLNKWDLASEDDDDDDDDELDISINDREESMAKQFMRHVVLGVEVLPSDNFIIRAGYNYQRRQELKFDEKLSTVGMSLGFGIKIKRFRLDFATTRYHLAGSSNHFSLAINLNDKF
- the cmk gene encoding (d)CMP kinase, which produces MNDKKIVIAVDGHSSCGKSTMAKSLARLLGYIYIDSGAMYRAVTLYSLRKGWIPNGQPDIKKVIEGLNDIRITFRWDNETEKNTTFLNGENIEEEIRKLEVSQNVSPISTIAEVRHEMVKQQRENGKNKGIVMDGRDIGTVVFPDAELKIFMTASPETRAQRRFLELKEKGLEVNFDDILANVKERDEIDSTRKVSPLKKADDALVLDNSNLTREQQLEWTLEKVKERTKKHEG
- a CDS encoding 4-hydroxy-3-methylbut-2-enyl diphosphate reductase, with translation MKVEIDRRSGFCFGVIKAIKSAESELKDSPQLYCLGDIVHNGEEVKRLEKMGLKSISKEEYFKLKDCKVLIRAHGEPPETYEHAKKNNIELLDATCPVVITLQERVRDSYQNIRSHNGQVVIYGKKGHAEIIGLSGQTDYSAIVLENKNDISKIDPSRPVSLYSQTTKRIEDFYEIAEAVKNHVDPGLRVDIKDTICRQVSNRVPHLKKFAKNYDMVILVAGEKSSNGRYLFSICKEENPNAHLIARVEDIQPEWFENVESVGICGATSTPNWLMENVQEWISKKFEKTVSQ